The Bacillus sp. Y1 genome has a window encoding:
- a CDS encoding LiaI-LiaF-like domain-containing protein has protein sequence MKNQRIFPGIILIGFGVYFFLQQANIALFQQFYTWPTLLVIVGISFLSQGYGGKDYEAILPGVILTGFGFHFHIINHLQLWPNHIGTFILIIALGFLLRYQKVRSGLFQGILFLVLALLLLFYDKITAWLGILENTVSIAWKSWPVVLVIIGFYLLFIRKK, from the coding sequence ATGAAAAATCAACGAATCTTTCCTGGAATCATCCTTATTGGTTTTGGTGTTTATTTCTTTTTACAACAGGCGAACATCGCTCTATTCCAACAGTTTTACACATGGCCAACATTGCTAGTAATCGTTGGAATCTCCTTTCTCTCCCAAGGGTATGGGGGAAAGGATTACGAAGCCATCCTGCCAGGTGTCATTCTTACAGGCTTTGGTTTTCATTTCCATATCATCAACCATTTACAATTATGGCCCAATCATATTGGAACGTTTATCCTCATTATTGCCCTTGGATTCTTACTACGTTACCAGAAGGTCCGATCTGGACTCTTTCAAGGGATATTATTCCTTGTACTCGCGTTATTGCTTTTATTTTACGATAAAATCACCGCATGGCTTGGTATCCTCGAAAACACGGTATCGATTGCTTGGAAGTCTTGGCCGGTAGTGTTGGTGATAATTGGCTTTTACTTACTCTTTATCCGAAAAAAATAA
- the yihA gene encoding ribosome biogenesis GTP-binding protein YihA/YsxC, protein MKVTSSEIVISAVKPDQYPVEPIPEFALAGRSNVGKSSFINKMLNRKGLARISSKPGKTQTLNFYIVNEVLHFVDVPGYGYAKVSKKEREAWGKMLETYLTMREQLKAVLLIVDLRHPPTADDIMMYDFLKHYEIPCIVIATKADKISKTKRAQHLKITKEKLELHPHDTIIQFSSETGEGKDKAWATIESYM, encoded by the coding sequence ATGAAAGTAACAAGTTCTGAAATCGTCATTAGTGCAGTTAAGCCAGATCAGTACCCAGTTGAACCAATTCCTGAATTTGCCTTAGCTGGTCGCTCAAATGTAGGGAAATCATCATTTATTAACAAAATGCTCAATCGAAAAGGATTAGCAAGAATATCTTCAAAGCCTGGTAAAACACAAACACTGAACTTTTATATCGTTAATGAAGTCCTTCATTTTGTAGATGTACCAGGATATGGCTATGCAAAGGTTTCAAAAAAGGAACGGGAAGCATGGGGGAAAATGCTTGAAACGTATTTAACGATGAGAGAGCAGCTTAAGGCCGTGTTATTAATCGTTGATTTACGTCACCCTCCAACGGCAGATGATATCATGATGTATGATTTCTTAAAGCATTACGAAATCCCATGTATCGTAATTGCCACAAAGGCTGATAAAATTTCTAAAACAAAAAGAGCACAGCATTTGAAAATCACAAAAGAAAAGCTCGAATTACACCCGCATGATACGATTATTCAGTTTTCTTCTGAAACAGGAGAAGGAAAAGATAAAGCGTGGGCAACCATTGAAAGTTATATGTAG
- the lon gene encoding endopeptidase La: MAKKTEIIVPLLPLRGLLVYPTMVLHLDVGREKSVQALEKAMVDDSLIFLTTQKEVSIDEPLEDDLYKMGTLTKVKQMLKLPNGTIRVLVEGLKRAEIVTFFEEDDHYSVEIKTYEDPVEKDAESQALMRTMLDYFEQYIKMSKKISAETFSTVTDIEEPGRMADIISSHLPLKLKEKQEILETLDVKERIQKIVDIIHNEKEVLNLEKKIGQRVKKSMERTQKEYYLREQMKAIQKELGDKEGKTGEVSDLTEKIEQAGMPEHVKATAMKELERYEKVPSSSAESAVIRNYIEWLLAIPWSKATEDDLDIHKAEKVLNNDHYGLEKVKERVLEYLAVQQMTNSLKGPILCLAGPPGVGKTSLARSIATSLNRNFVRISLGGVRDESEIRGHRRTYVGAMPGRIIQGMKKAGTINPVFLLDEIDKMSSDFRGDPSAAMLEVLDPEQNHNFSDHYIEETYDLSKVMFIATANNLATIPGPLRDRMEIITIAGYTELEKIHIAKDHLLPKQTKEHGLTKAQLQIREDGIQKIVRYYTREAGVRSLERQLATICRKTAKIIVSGEKKKVIVSEKNVDEFLGKPTFRYGQAELEDQVGVATGLAYTTVGGDTLQIEVSLSPGKGKLILTGKLGDVMKESAQAAFSYIRSKAEELGIDPDFHEKNDIHIHVPEGAVPKDGPSAGITMATALVSALTGRAIRKEVGMTGEITLRGRVLPIGGLKEKSLSAHRAGLTKIICPKDNERDIDDIPESVREELQFVLVSHLDQVLEHALTGGANR; the protein is encoded by the coding sequence GGCGAAAAAGACAGAAATCATTGTCCCCCTCCTGCCACTTCGAGGTTTACTTGTTTATCCGACAATGGTTTTACACTTGGATGTCGGAAGAGAAAAATCAGTTCAAGCTCTCGAGAAGGCAATGGTAGATGACAGTTTAATCTTTTTAACTACACAGAAGGAGGTTTCGATTGACGAACCTCTTGAAGATGACTTGTATAAGATGGGAACACTTACGAAAGTCAAGCAAATGCTCAAGCTTCCAAACGGTACGATACGTGTACTTGTTGAAGGCTTAAAGCGAGCAGAGATTGTTACTTTTTTTGAAGAAGACGATCACTATTCTGTTGAAATAAAAACATACGAAGACCCAGTTGAAAAAGATGCGGAATCACAAGCATTAATGCGAACGATGCTTGATTATTTTGAGCAGTACATAAAGATGTCTAAGAAAATCTCGGCAGAAACCTTCTCAACTGTTACGGATATTGAGGAACCTGGTAGAATGGCTGACATCATTTCTTCACATCTTCCTTTAAAACTAAAGGAAAAGCAGGAGATTCTAGAAACACTCGATGTGAAGGAAAGAATTCAGAAGATCGTAGACATCATTCACAATGAAAAAGAAGTATTGAACCTAGAGAAAAAAATTGGCCAAAGAGTAAAAAAATCTATGGAGCGTACACAAAAGGAATATTACTTGCGCGAACAGATGAAGGCCATTCAAAAAGAGCTAGGTGATAAAGAAGGTAAGACGGGAGAAGTGAGTGATCTTACTGAAAAAATCGAACAAGCTGGGATGCCCGAGCATGTAAAAGCAACAGCTATGAAGGAGCTAGAAAGATATGAAAAAGTTCCCTCGAGCTCTGCAGAAAGTGCCGTTATCCGTAACTATATTGAATGGCTTTTGGCGATTCCTTGGTCAAAGGCAACGGAAGATGACCTAGATATTCATAAGGCGGAAAAAGTATTAAATAATGACCACTATGGCCTCGAGAAAGTGAAGGAAAGGGTTCTAGAGTACTTAGCTGTTCAGCAAATGACTAACTCATTGAAAGGGCCCATTCTTTGTTTGGCTGGCCCTCCAGGCGTTGGTAAAACAAGCTTAGCCCGTTCGATTGCGACATCATTAAATAGAAATTTTGTGAGAATTTCTCTTGGTGGAGTAAGAGATGAGTCTGAAATTAGAGGTCACAGACGTACGTATGTAGGGGCAATGCCTGGTAGAATCATCCAGGGTATGAAAAAAGCAGGAACGATCAACCCTGTCTTCCTACTCGATGAAATCGATAAGATGTCAAGTGATTTCCGTGGTGATCCATCAGCCGCCATGCTTGAGGTACTTGATCCAGAACAGAATCATAACTTCAGTGATCACTATATCGAGGAAACATATGACTTGTCCAAAGTAATGTTTATTGCTACTGCGAATAATTTGGCAACCATTCCTGGTCCGCTTAGAGATCGGATGGAAATTATTACGATTGCTGGGTATACAGAGCTTGAGAAGATTCATATCGCAAAGGATCACTTGCTACCCAAACAAACAAAGGAGCATGGTTTAACGAAAGCTCAGTTACAAATTCGGGAAGATGGCATTCAAAAAATCGTTCGTTATTACACAAGAGAAGCTGGTGTAAGAAGTCTAGAACGACAGTTAGCGACCATTTGTAGAAAAACAGCTAAGATTATCGTTTCTGGTGAAAAGAAAAAAGTCATCGTTTCTGAAAAAAATGTAGACGAATTTTTAGGAAAGCCAACCTTCCGCTATGGACAAGCAGAACTTGAGGATCAAGTAGGCGTGGCAACTGGTCTTGCTTATACTACAGTGGGTGGAGATACCCTTCAAATTGAAGTGTCGTTGTCTCCGGGAAAAGGTAAGCTCATACTAACAGGGAAGCTTGGCGATGTGATGAAGGAGTCTGCCCAAGCAGCATTTAGTTATATTCGTTCAAAAGCAGAAGAACTTGGTATTGATCCAGACTTTCATGAGAAAAATGATATCCATATCCATGTTCCAGAAGGAGCGGTTCCGAAGGATGGACCTTCTGCAGGAATTACAATGGCAACGGCATTGGTCTCAGCTCTCACAGGGCGTGCCATCCGTAAAGAAGTGGGTATGACAGGTGAAATTACATTGCGTGGTCGAGTACTACCAATTGGGGGCTTAAAGGAGAAATCTTTAAGTGCTCATCGAGCGGGATTAACTAAAATCATTTGTCCAAAAGATAATGAAAGAGATATTGATGATATTCCTGAAAGTGTTCGTGAAGAATTACAGTTTGTTCTCGTGTCACATCTTGACCAAGTGTTAGAGCATGCTTTGACTGGCGGTGCCAATAGATGA